One Cucurbita pepo subsp. pepo cultivar mu-cu-16 chromosome LG09, ASM280686v2, whole genome shotgun sequence DNA window includes the following coding sequences:
- the LOC111801860 gene encoding calmodulin-binding receptor kinase CaMRLK-like, protein MEPFRFCRILILTALIASTADAACNTTDRQFVSRAFNSVSGFNLSWVFVNSLNSTHCAIEEINLPFKNLTGVISWRFLRNLTHLRSIDLSRNSLEGSVPNWLWGVPSLVRVDLSGNRFGGNVGFKSNFSNGFSSSIRVLNLSSNRFSNSVRLSVFSRLEILDLSRNNLRFLPSGLGKVRNLTHLAVSKCNISGNLKPISVLHSLEYLDVSGNSMNGDFPADFPPLDRLKFLNVSVNKFKGVVSSENYKKFGKSAFVQTGITSVHINTHAGDRARARARDRAVPRNNTIHSHKPIKESVKKGEPEWKAKALVVAVSAGAGGLFLASAVVMMWLWWRRKRMMREKNKWAISTPVQVQFKMEKSGPFAFGTESGSSWIADIKEPSSAPVVLFEKPLISLTFKDLMAATAHFGKESLLAEGRCGPVYRAVLPGDIHVVIKVLESGSSVHGDAAVAMFEELSALKHPNLLPLFGYCIAGKEKLVLYEFMANGDLHRWLHELPTGQPNVEDWSTDTWEINNNNHSSVSLLSSPEKLGWLTRHRIAVGIARGLAYLHHARSKPIIHGHLVTSNILLADDFEPRIGGFGFRHVGGDNYGGVEKDVYCFGVVLMELLTGMPGSADTVVGVRRMVREGKALEAIDPRLRLGGGESEMVESLRVAYLCTAETAVKRPTMQQVRGLLQDIHPTQSGLV, encoded by the exons ATGGAACCTTTCCGTTTTTGCCGGATTCTGATCCTCACGGCGCTGATAGCTTCCACCGCCGACGCTGCCTGCAACACCACCGACAGACAATTCGTTTCCAGGGCTTTCAACTCTGTCTCCGGCTTCAACCTCTCCTGGGTTTTCGTCAACTCCCTCAACTCCACCCACTGCGCCATTGAAGAAATCAACCTCCCCTTCAAGAATCTCACCGGAGTTATTTCTTGGAGGTTTCTACGAAACTTGACTCACTTACGCTCCATCGATCTTTCCCGTAACTCGCTGGAAGGCTCTGTTCCGAATTGGCTCTGGGGCGTACCGAGTTTGGTTCGTGTCGATCTTTCCGGCAATCGATTTGGTGGAAATGTTGGgtttaaatctaattttagtAATGGGTTTTCTTCTTCGATTAGGGTTCTTAATCTTTCTAGCAATAGATTCTCTAACTCTGTTCGGCTCTCTGTTTTTTCGCGGCTGGAAATTCTGGATCTCTCCCGGAATAATCTGCGGTTTCTCCCTTCTGGGTTGGGGAAGGTTAGGAATCTAACGCATTTGGCTGTTTCGAAGTGTAATATCTCTGGAAATTTGAAACCCATCTCTGTTCTTCATTCGCTTGAGTATTTAGACGTGTCGGGAAACTCCATGAATGGTGATTTTCCGGCGGATTTTCCTCCGCTTGATCGATTGAAGTTCTTGAATGTTTCGGTAAACAAGTTTAAGGGAGTGGTTAGCTCCGAAAACTACAAGAAATTTGGGAAATCTGCGTTCGTTCAAACGGGGATTACTTCAGTTCATATTAATACCCACGCCGGAGACAGAGCCAGAGCCAGAGCCAGAGACAGAGCCGTCCCGAGGAACAATACCATCCATTCACACAAACCCATTAAGGAATCAGTGAAAAAAGGCGAACCCGAATGGAAAGCGAAGGCTCTGGTTGTAGCGGTGTCGGCTGGGGCAGGGGGTTTGTTTTTAGCGTCGGCTGTTGTAATGATGTGGCTATGGTGGAGACGAAAGAGAATGATGAGGGAAAAGAACAAATGGGCAATTTCCACGCCCGTCCAAGTTCAGTTCAAGATGGAGAAATCTGGGCCGTTCGCTTTCGGGACAGAGTCTGGATCTTCCTGGATTGCTGACATTAAGGAACCATCTTCAGCTCCGGTTGTGTTGTTCGAGAAGCCATTGATTAGCCTCACCTTTAAGGATCTGATGGCTGCTACGGCGCATTTCGGTAAAGAGTCCCTTCTTGCAGAGGGAAGGTGTGGCCCTGTTTACCGAGCCGTCCTTCCCGGCGATATCCATGTGGTAATCAAGGTCCTTGAATCTGGTAGCTCCGTTCATGGCGATGCGGCTGTAGCCATGTTCGAGGAGCTTTCTGCACTCAAACATCCCAATTTGTTGCCGCTCTTTGGTTACTGCATTGCAG gTAAAGAGAAATTGGTGTTGTACGAGTTCATGGCGAACGGCGACCTCCACCGGTGGCTTCACGAGCTACCCACCGGCCAGCCCAACGTGGAGGATTGGAGCACCGACACGTGGGAGATCAATAACAACAACCACTCTAGTGTATCTCTTTTATCGTCACCGGAGAAGCTAGGTTGGCTAACACGCCACCGCATCGCCGTCGGGATCGCACGTGGGTTAGCGTATCTCCACCACGCCAGATCCAAACCAATCATCCACGGGCATTTGGTGACGTCCAACATTTTGTTGGCCGACGACTTCGAGCCTCGGATTGGCGGGTTTGGGTTCCGACATGTCGGCGGGGACAACTACGGCGGAGTGGAGAAAGACGTGTACTGCTTCGGAGTGGTGTTGATGGAGCTTTTGACGGGGATGCCGGGAAGTGCCGACACGGTGGTCGGAGTACGAAGGATGGTAAGAGAGGGAAAAGCTTTAGAGGCCATAGACCCTAGACTACGGCTCGGCGGCGGTGAATCGGAAATGGTGGAAAGCCTCCGTGTGGCGTATCTGTGTACGGCGGAGACGGCGGTGAAACGGCCTACAATGCAGCAGGTCCGAGGACTACTCCAGGACATACATCCCACCCAGAGCGGACTCGTGTGA
- the LOC111801862 gene encoding CBL-interacting serine/threonine-protein kinase 20-like, with product MEKKGTILMQRYELGRLLGQGTFAKVYHARNLKSGQSVAIKIIDKEKVLRGGLIDQIKREISVMRLVRHPNVVQLYEVMASKTKIYFAMEFVKGGELFNKVARGKLKEDAARKYFQQLIGAVDYCHSRGVYHRDIKPENLLLDEFGNLKISDFGLSALAESRRQDGLLHTTCGTPAYVAPEVINKKGYDGAKADIWSSGVVLFVLLAGYLPFNEQNLMEMYKKITRGEFKCPHWFPPEARKLLSRILNPCPFTRINMATLMENSWFKKGFKANVATPKPLQIKGHVSSINDVEVALDEGSSVSNSSIESGRPPTRTNSFNAFDIISLSQGFDLSGLFENDMNERPPTRFTTTKPASTIVSKFEEIAEMERFKVMKKDGMVKLQGSKQGRKGQLGIDAEIFEVTPSFFVVEVKKTAGDTLEYKQFYNKDMKPCLKDIVWAWEGNEQQQQQQQQQPQPQLQNR from the exons ATGGAGAAAAAGGGTACCATTTTAATGCAAAGATATGAGCTTGGGAGGCTTCTTGGACAGGGAACTTTCGCCAAAGTCTACCATGCTCGTAATCTCAAGTCAGGCCAGAGCGTGGCGATTAAGATTATTGATAAAGAGAAAGTGCTGCGTGGTGGGTTGATCGATCAAATCAAGAGGGAAATCTCTGTGATGCGCCTTGTCCGCCATCCTAATGTGGTGCAGCTGTATGAGGTGATGGCTAGCAAGACCAAGATCTATTTTGCCATGGAGTTTGTCAAAGGTGGGGAGCTTTTTAACAAAGTGGCTCGAGGGAAGCTCAAGGAAGATGCTGCTCGTAAGTACTTTCAGCAGCTCATTGGTGCTGTTGATTATTGTCATAGCCGTGGTGTGTATCATAGAGATATCAAGCCTGAGAATCTCCTTCTTGATGAGTTTGGGAATCTTAAGATTTCTGATTTTGGGTTGAGTGCTTTGGCTGAGTCTAGACGCCAAGATGGGCTTCTTCATACCACTTGTGGTACCCCTGCGTATGTCGCCCCTGAAGTCATCAACAAAAAAG GTTATGATGGTGCTAAAGCTGATATTTGGTCATCTGGGGTTGTCCTGTTTGTTCTTCTAGCTGGTTATCTCCCTTTCAACGAACAAAATCTAATGGAAATGTACAAAAAAATCACCAGAGGAGAATTCAAATGCCCTCATTGGTTTCCCCCAGAAGCTCGCAAGCTCCTCTCAAGAATCCTCAATCCATGTCCTTTCACAAGAATAAACATGGCCACACTCATGGAAAATTCCTGGTTCAAAAAGGGTTTCAAGGCCAATGTAGCAACTCCAAAACCCCTTCAAATCAAAGGCCACGTCTCGTCTATAAACGATGTCGAGGTCGCTTTAGACGAGGGAAGCTCTGTTAGTAACAGCAGCATTGAGAGTGGAAGGCCACCAACAAGAACTAATTCCTTCAATGCATTTGATATCATATCCCTCTCACAAGGTTTTGATCTCTCAGGTTTGTTtgagaatgatatgaatgagAGGCCACCGACACGGTTCACGACGACGAAACCAGCATCGACGATCGTGTCGAAGTTTGAAGAGATAGCAGAGATGGAGAGGTTCAAAGTGATGAAGAAAGATGGGATGGTGAAACTCCAGGGAAGTAAACAAGGAAGAAAAGGGCAGTTGGGTATTGATGCTGAGATATTTGAAGTGACACCTTCTTTTTTTGTGGTGGAGGTCAAGAAAACTGCAGGAGACACCTTGGAATACAAGCAATTTTACAACAAAGACATGAAGCCTTGCCTTAAGGACATCGTGTGGGCTTGGGAAGGAAACGAgcaacaacagcaacaacagcaacagcagccGCAGCCGCAGCTCCAAAATagataa
- the LOC111802133 gene encoding protein DELAY OF GERMINATION 1-like: MESSSSSANNDNGEALEATHQHRSCCCFQEWMQLQRQDLTLLLESLHNTTHKDDQSRTLIRNCLAHFEDYITNRRRLAEEDAFPFFAPTWCTSLENSLLWIAGCRPSIFIRLLYALSGCEVDARLGEWLEGIRGESGNHHHLRVGNLSASQMVRVNGLHMRTVRAEERQGREMASCQEEPADEPIAVIVNEMEGVGEEVGEAAERALKEA, encoded by the coding sequence ATGGAGAGCAGCAGCAGTAGTGCCAACAACGACAACGGTGAAGCCCTCGAAGCCACGCACCAGCACCGCTCCTGCTGCTGCTTCCAAGAATGGATGCAACTCCAGCGCCAAGACCTAACCCTCCTCCTCGAATCCCTTCACAACACCACCCACAAGGACGACCAATCCAGAACCCTCATCCGCAATTGCCTCGCGCACTTCGAGGATTACATAACCAATCGCAGGCGCCTGGCGGAGGAGGACGCCTTCCCATTCTTCGCACCCACATGGTGCACGTCCTTAGAGAATTCCTTGCTCTGGATTGCAGGGTGTCGGCCGTCGATTTTCATACGGTTGTTGTATGCGTTAAGTGGGTGTGAAGTGGATGCGAGGTTGGGCGAGTGGTTGGAAGGGATTAGAGGGGAGAGTGGGAACCACCATCATCTCCGTGTGGGGAATTTGTCGGCGAGTCAGATGGTGCGTGTGAATGGGCTGCATATGAGGACGGTGCGAGCAGAGGAGAGGCAGGGGAGGGAGATGGCGAGCTGTCAGGAGGAGCCGGCGGATGAGCCGATTGCGGTGATTGTGAATGAGATGGAGGGGGTGGGGGAGGAGGTGGGGGAGGCGGCGGAGAGGGCTTTGAAGGAAGCATGA
- the LOC111801609 gene encoding protein MALE DISCOVERER 2 translates to MGDGCIPIAFRFSTFLALIVVFGIEVCFSLNDEGLALLAFRSQVTYDPHDALDDWNPNENDPCRWSRIHCVGGEVHTLNLSGLMLKGTLTPELGRLIHLRSLILYKNGFYGTIPREIEGLTHLELLDLRENNFSGTIPAEISRISNLKYLFLCDNEFEGSVPSELQNLSSLYELQFDDNLVFLWDVEGGSVNRKHGHCIWQRNPIYMKSLDTSASEDNAYVRYLSTMPNSLLKLEKDSQSDLKENNDDNLPSSVPQDVDDTVQNLVNTHRRKLLDESTNLAAVPSSIVLPSSDSVYTVTSPRSSGTFPAVPNKPKKEPPPPEPAPLSQPLPENTSSQPSDTLPTHGIDNPSGHFWKYAIIIGGVSLSLILATIIFCMCRSRGVTTIGPWKTGLSGQLQKAFITGAPKLNRPELEVACEDFSNIIDTFDCSTIYKGTLSSGVEIAVASVSVTSSKDWSKSSEQTYRKKIDTLSRINHKNFVNLLGYCEEEEPFTRMMVFEYAPNGTLFEHLHVKEVEHLDWASRMRIIMGTAYCLQYMHHDLNPPVAHTNLTSTAIYLTDDYAAKIAEIIFLSNGVSKYNNTGDHDNEHSELPPLADPESNVYSFGVLLLEIISGKLPYTEEQGPLVNWASEFLNDKRSISYMIDQSLKSFKNNELDVICEVIQDCIKSDPRMRPTMKDIAAKLREVIGLSPDQSVPRLSPLWWAELEILSVEAT, encoded by the exons ATGGGGGATGGATGTATCCCGATAGCATTTCGGTTCTCAACTTTCTTAGCTTTGATTGTTGTTTTCGGTATTGAAGTTTGTTTCTCACTTAATGATGAAG GATTGGCGCTGTTGGCATTCCGGTCTCAAGTAACTTATGATCCTCATGATGCTTTGGATGATTGGAATCCAAATGAGAATGATCCTTGCAGATGGTCTCGTATTCATTGCGTTGGTGGTGAAGTCCACACCCT GAATCTGAGTGGCCTTATGTTAAAAGGGACTCTGACCCCAGAACTCGGGAGACTTATTCATTTACGATCACT TATTCTCTATAAGAATGGTTTCTATGGCACCATTCCTCGTGAAATCGAAGGACTAACACATTTGGAGTTGTTGGATTTGAGGGAAAATAACTTTAGTGGAACAATTCCTGCAGAAATAAGCAGGATCTCCAATCTAAAATACTT GTTCCTTTGTGACAATGAATTTGAAGGCAGTGTCCCATCAGAGCTTCAGAATCTCAGCTCTCTGTACGAATTACAGTTCGATGATAACCTTGTATTTTTATGGGATGTTGAAGGTGGCAGTGTAAATAGAAAGCATGGGCACTG CATCTGGCAGAGAAATCCCATCTATATGAAAAGTTTAGATACATCTGCAAGTGAAGATAACGCATACGTTCGATACCTCAGCACCATGCCAAACTCACT GCTCAAGCTTGAGAAGGATTCTCAGTCTGACCTTAAGGAAAATAACGATGATAATCTCCCTA GTTCTGTTCCACAAGATGTGGATGACACTGTACAGAATCTTGTCAATACTCATCGGCGTAAGCTTCTCGATGAATCAACCAACCTTGCAGCTGTTCCTTCTAGCATTGTATTGCCCTCTTCGGACTCGGTCTATACTGTTACAAGTCCTAGAAGTAGTGGTACTTTCCCTGCTGTACCAAATAAACCTAAAAAGGAACCTCCTCCGCCCGAACCAGCACCTCTTTCCCAACCTCTACCAGAGAATACCTCATCGCAACCCTCGGATACACTGCCAACTCATGGAATTGATAATCCTTCTGGACATTTCTGGAAGTATGCAATCATAATTGGAGGTGTATCTTTATCACTTATTTTGGCTACCATAATCTTCTGCATGTGCCGAAGCCGAGGCGTCACGACTATTGGTCCTTGGAAGACTGGATTGAGTGGGCAGTTGCAGAAAGCATTCATTACAG GTGCACCGAAATTGAATCGACCAGAATTGGAAGTAGCCTGTGAGGATTTCAGCAACATTATTGACACTTTTGATTGTAGCACTATCTACAAAGGAACACTATCAAGTGGAGTAGAAATTGCTGTTGCATCAGTCTCAGTGACTTCCTCTAAGGATTGGTCAAAGAGTTCGGAGCAAACCTATCGGAAAAag ATCGATACATTGTCACGGATCAACCACAAGAATTTTGTTAATCTTCTTGGCTACTGTGAGGAGGAAGAACCCTTTACTAGGATGATGGTGTTCGAGTACGCTCCAAACGGAACTCTTTTCGAGCACCTGCACG TTAAAGAAGTTGAACATCTTGACTGGGCTTCAAGGATGAGGATAATTATGGGAACAGCATATTGCCTTCAGTATATGCATCATGATCTAAATCCCCCAGTGGCACATACAAATCTCACATCAACAGCTATTTATTTAACTGATGATTATGCTGCCAAG ATTGCAGAGATCATTTTCTTATCAAATGGGGTATCGAAATATAACAACACAGGCGACCACGACAACGAGCATTCTGAGTTACCGCCCCTCGCGGATCCAGAGTCAAACGTGTACAGTTTCGGAGTATTGTTGCTTGAAATCATCTCAGGAAAGCTGCCATACACAGAGGAACAAGGGCCCCTTGTGAACTGG GCTTCAGAGTTTCTAAATGACAAGAGGAGTATTAGCTACATGATTGATCAAAGTCTGAAATCGTTCAAAAACAACGAGCTGGACGTGATCTGTGAGGTGATACAAGATTGCATCAAATCAGATCCAAGGATGAGACCAACAATGAAAGACATCGCTGCCAAACTAAGAGAAGTGATAGGATTGTCACCGGACCAATCCGTTCCAAGGCTTTCTCCCCTCTGGTGGGCTGAACTGGAGATCTTATCAGTGGAGGCTACTTGA